In bacterium, the sequence AAAGCGCCGCACGGGAGATACGCGCGGTCATGTGTGGAGTCGTACACACACTGGCCCCGGGTTCCACCGCAGCGACCCTCGGAATGCGCAGAAGCGGGCCTAGTACCCCGTCTCGTTGTGCCTTCGCAGGCTGAGCGCGGTCCGTCGCTCGCGCATCTCGTCGCGGGTCTTCTGGAGCGCGGTCACGGTCTCCGTCTCGTCGTCGCCCATCGATTCGAGCGCCAGACTGATGGTGTACATCCATTCGTCCAGCAGTCGGTCGTCGATCGTCTCTCGCATGGCTCTCTCCTGTGCCGAACAGGGCGGAACCTAGCGGCGAGGCTGAACCGTGTACACCGCTCGCGCTGCGCGAATCGCGTCCGATCCGGTTCCCGAACCGCCCGTGTGGGCGGAGGCTCGCACCCTTCGCTCCGATCGCTCGGACTAGAACGCGTCTTCCCAGGAGCGCGAGAGCCGCATCGCCGAGTTGATCAGACCGACCATCGAATAGGTCTGCGGGAAGTTCCCCCAGAGCTCGCCGCTCTCGGTGTCGAGGTCCTCCGAGAGGAGCCCGACGGCGTTCCGCTTCGCGAGCATGTTCTCGAAGAGCTTGCGGGCCTCGTCCCTGCGGCCGATCGCGGCGAGGGCGTCGACGAACCAGAAGGTGCAGATGTTGAACGCGGTCTGCGGAACGCCGAAGTCGTCGGCGACGATGTACCGGTAGAGATAATCGCCCCGTCGGAGGTCGCGCTCGACCGCGTTCACCGTCGCCACGTAGCGCGGGTCGTCCGCACGGACGAAGCCGAGCTGTTCGAGGAGCAGGAGCGACGCATCCGACTCCGTCCCGTCGAAGGTCGCCGCGAAGTACGGCGCTCCGTCCAACGAGCCGTCGGCGCGGGGCCCCGCGGTGGCGCGCGTTTCGATTTCCTCGCGCATCTCTTCTGCGTGCTTCCGCCAGTAATCCGCACGCTCGGGCCGCTCCAGGCGACCGGCGATCCTCGCCAGCCGGTCACAGGCCGCCCAGCACATCACGGCGGAGAACGTATGTACGCTCGCTCGCGTCCGCAGCTCCCAGAGACCGGCGTCGGGCGTGTTCCAGACGCGGATCGCGCGCTCGCCCACGACTTCGAGCAGCCCGTAGAGCTGCTCGCTCGCGGGATGGAGCAGGCGCGCATCGAAGAAGGCCTGGGTCGCGGCGAGGACGGCGGACCCGTAGACGTCGTTCTGGATGTGCTCGTGGGCCTGGTTGCCGACCCGAACGGGGCCCATCCCCCGATAGCCGGGCAGCGCCGCTTCCTGGCGCTCGATCAACGCACTCTCGAGACCGATCCCGTAGACCGGTTGGAGGCTGCCCTCCGGCCCCGCCCCGGCCACGAGATTCGTCAGGTAGGCGAGGTAGCTCTCCATCGTGCCTGTCGCGC encodes:
- a CDS encoding glycoside hydrolase family 15 protein, coding for MPMPNRPSLELAVIGNCSWAGLLDAEARLVWACLPRFDSDPVFCALLDETIDDEGVFAVELLDLVESEQSYEGHTAIVKTTLRDSRGSAIEIRDFAPRFANYGRVYRPTMIMRTITPLAGEPRIRVRLRPRGNYGQAEAATTRGSNHIRYITEGIFLRLTTDAPLAYIEDETPFTLGQPIHLILGPDETWKDPIASTVAEYEERTRRHWLEWVRGLSIPFEWQEAVIRAAITLQLCHFEETGAIVAALTTSIPEHSGSERNWDYRFCWLRDAYFVIHALNRLGATGTMESYLAYLTNLVAGAGPEGSLQPVYGIGLESALIERQEAALPGYRGMGPVRVGNQAHEHIQNDVYGSAVLAATQAFFDARLLHPASEQLYGLLEVVGERAIRVWNTPDAGLWELRTRASVHTFSAVMCWAACDRLARIAGRLERPERADYWRKHAEEMREEIETRATAGPRADGSLDGAPYFAATFDGTESDASLLLLEQLGFVRADDPRYVATVNAVERDLRRGDYLYRYIVADDFGVPQTAFNICTFWFVDALAAIGRRDEARKLFENMLAKRNAVGLLSEDLDTESGELWGNFPQTYSMVGLINSAMRLSRSWEDAF